In the Phaeobacter sp. A36a-5a genome, one interval contains:
- the nirK gene encoding copper-containing nitrite reductase, producing the protein MTKRFNPGLAPTSRRNVLRGTVLASAAALTGGLASAANGAARRAAVPPLRGAAPRFIQAEAQAQAEAAPVDLSGYTRVKQELVAPPFAPKHEQVATGGPKIVEIELITEERLMVVDEDTGAEIWALTYNGSVPGPLIIVHEGDYVELTLRNPTDSQMEHNIDFHASTGALGGGGLTHVFPGEETVLRWKATKAGCFTYHCAPGGAMIPYHVTHGMNGAIMVLPRDGLKDGEGNPLRYDSIAYIGEQDYYLPMDENGDYRTYDLAGDDYADSIEAMRTLVPTHSVFNGAVGALTGENALRAKVGETVLMIHNQANRDSRPHLIGGHGNYVWETGSFTDAPLTGIESWFVRGGSAMAAMYTFEQPGVYAYVNHNLIEAVLLGATAHFVVDGAWNNALMEQVVAPRSFET; encoded by the coding sequence GCTCGTCGGGCCGCTGTTCCGCCACTGCGCGGCGCGGCGCCACGGTTCATTCAGGCCGAAGCACAGGCTCAGGCCGAGGCGGCGCCGGTTGATCTCTCCGGCTATACCCGCGTCAAACAGGAACTGGTTGCACCTCCCTTTGCCCCCAAGCACGAGCAGGTCGCAACCGGTGGTCCGAAAATCGTCGAGATCGAGTTGATCACAGAAGAACGACTGATGGTTGTGGATGAGGATACCGGCGCCGAAATCTGGGCGTTGACCTACAACGGGTCGGTCCCCGGTCCGCTGATTATCGTGCATGAAGGCGACTACGTCGAACTCACTTTGCGCAATCCGACCGATAGCCAGATGGAGCACAATATCGACTTCCATGCCTCGACAGGGGCGTTGGGCGGAGGCGGTCTGACCCATGTCTTCCCCGGCGAAGAAACCGTCTTGCGCTGGAAGGCAACCAAGGCCGGCTGCTTCACCTATCACTGTGCGCCGGGCGGCGCGATGATCCCCTATCATGTCACGCATGGTATGAATGGTGCCATTATGGTGCTGCCGCGCGATGGTCTGAAAGACGGTGAGGGTAACCCGCTGCGCTATGACAGTATCGCCTATATCGGCGAGCAGGATTACTATCTGCCGATGGATGAAAACGGCGATTACCGGACCTACGATTTGGCCGGTGACGACTACGCCGACAGTATCGAAGCGATGCGCACTCTGGTGCCGACCCATTCCGTGTTCAATGGTGCGGTTGGCGCGCTGACGGGTGAAAACGCCCTGCGGGCCAAAGTCGGTGAGACCGTTCTGATGATCCACAATCAGGCCAATCGCGACTCGCGTCCGCACCTGATTGGTGGGCATGGTAACTATGTGTGGGAAACAGGGTCGTTCACAGATGCGCCGCTGACTGGCATCGAGAGCTGGTTCGTGCGCGGCGGAAGTGCCATGGCGGCGATGTATACCTTCGAACAACCCGGCGTTTATGCCTATGTGAACCACAATCTGATCGAGGCGGTTCTACTGGGCGCCACAGCGCATTTTGTGGTCGATGGGGCCTGGAACAATGCGCTGATGGAACAGGTGGTTGCTCCCCGTAGCTTTGAAACCTGA